In the Arachis ipaensis cultivar K30076 chromosome B10, Araip1.1, whole genome shotgun sequence genome, one interval contains:
- the LOC107622938 gene encoding ferredoxin--nitrite reductase, chloroplastic, whose amino-acid sequence MSSFSVRFLTPPPCSPSSLSCRPKTPTCLSATTPTAAPATSPPPPPSEVDASRLEPRVEQRDGYWVLKEEYRGGINPQEKVKLESDPMKLFMENGIEQLSKISLEEIESSKLTKDDIDIRLKWLGLFHRRKHQYGRFMMRLKLPNGITTSAQTRYLASVIKKYGKDGCADVTTRQNWQIRGVVLSDVPEILKGLAEVGLTSLQSGMDNVRNPVGNPLAGIDPREIVDTRPYTNFLSQFITNNFLGNPAVSNLPRKWNVCVVGSHELYEHPHINDLAYMPANKDGRFGFNLLVGGFFSAKRCAEAVPLDAWVSADDVIPLCKAVLEAFRDLGFRGNRQKTRMMWLIDELGIEVFRAEVEKRMPEKKLERASQEDLIDKQWERRDYLGVHPQKQEGLSYVGIHIPVGRIQAEEMNELARIADEYGTGELRLTVEQNIIIPNIQSSKLETLLKEPLLKERFSPEPSILMKTLVACTGNQFCGQAIIETKARALKVTDEVERHVSVSRPVRMHWTGCPNTCGQVQVADIGFMGCMTRDENGKAVEGVDIYLGGKIGSDSHLGEVYKKGVPCKDLVPIVVDIMVNKFGAVVRNREEGDE is encoded by the exons ATGTCTTCCTTCTCTGTTCGCTTTCTCACCCCACCACCATGCTCCCCCTCCTCCCTCTCTTGCCGCCCGAAGACACCAACATGCCTCTCGGCCACCACTCCCACGGCGGCTCCGGCCACGTCTCCTCCTCCCCCTCCTTCGGAGGTGGACGCCTCCAGGTTGGAGCCTAGAGTGGAGCAAAGAGACGGTTACTGGGTTCTGAAAGAAGAGTACAGGGGAGGCATCAACCCTCAGGAGAAGGTGAAGCTTGAATCGGACCCAATGAAGCTTTTCATGGAGAATGGTATTGAACAACTTTCTAAGATATCTCTTGAGGAGATTGAGAGTTCTAAGCTTACCAAAGATGATATTGATATTAGGCTCAAATGGCTTGGACTTTTTCATAGGAGAAAGCATCAAT ATGGAAGGTTCATGATGAGGCTGAAGCTTCCAAACGGAATAACAACAAGCGCGCAGACGCGGTACTTAGCAAGCGTGATAAAGAAGTATGGAAAAGATGGTTGCGCCGACGTGACGACAAGGCAGAACTGGCAGATCAGAGGAGTGGTGCTGTCTGACGTGCCGGAAATCTTGAAAGGTCTGGCAGAGGTTGGGTTGACAAGTTTGCAGAGTGGGATGGACAATGTGAGGAACCCTGTTGGTAACCCTCTTGCTGGCATTGACCCTCGTGAGATTGTTGATACAAGACCTTACACCAACTTCTTGTCACAATTTATTACCAATAATTTTCTTGGCAACCCTGCTGTCTCTAACTT GCCAAGGAAGTGGAATGTGTGCGTGGTAGGGTCTCATGAACTGTATGAGCATCCACACATAAATGATTTGGCTTACATGCCTGCCAACAAGGATGGCCGTTTTGGATTCAACCTATTGGTTGGTGGTTTCTTCAGTGCTAAGAGATGCGCAGAGGCAGTTCCACTTGATGCATGGGTCTCAGCTGATGATGTTATCCCTCTTTGCAAGGCTGTTCTTGAGGCCTTTAGGGATCTTGGCTTCAGAGGCAACCGACAGAAAACTAGGATGATGTGGTTAATTGATGAACTC GGAATTGAAGTATTTAGGGCAGAAGTTGAGAAAAGAATGCCAGAGAAGAAGCTAGAAAGAGCATCACAAGAAGATCTAATTGACAAACAATGGGAAAGAAGAGATTACTTAGGAGTTCATCCACAGAAGCAAGAAGGCCTAAGCTACGTCGGAATCCACATTCCGGTTGGCAGAATTCAAGCCGAAGAAATGAACGAGCTAGCCCGTATAGCTGACGAGTATGGCACCGGAGAACTCCGCCTCACGGTGGAGCAAAACATAATAATCCCAAACATCCAAAGCTCAAAACTCGAAACCTTACTTAAGGAGCCTTTACTGAAGGAAAGGTTCTCTCCAGAACCTTCTATTCTCATGAAAACGTTAGTTGCATGCACCGGTAACCAGTTCTGTGGACAAGCCATAATCGAGACAAAAGCAAGGGCGTTGAAAGTAACTGACGAAGTTGAGAGACACGTGTCGGTTTCGAGGCCTGTGAGAATGCATTGGACTGGGTGTCCTAATACTTGTGGGCAGGTTCAGGTTGCTGATATTGGATTCATGGGGTGCATGACTAGGGATGAAAATGGTAAGGCCGTTGAAGGGGTTGATATCTACTTAGGAGGGAAGATTGGAAGTGATTCTCATTTGGGTGAGGTTTATAAGAAGGGTGTCCCTTGTAAGGACCTAGTCCCCATAGTTGTGGACATTATGGTAAATAAATTTGGGGCTGTCGTAAGAAACAGGGAGGAAGGGGATGAATAA